One Ahaetulla prasina isolate Xishuangbanna chromosome 10, ASM2864084v1, whole genome shotgun sequence genomic region harbors:
- the ZCCHC17 gene encoding zinc finger CCHC domain-containing protein 17 isoform X2 encodes MSNCRVDKPSEMVDVGEKVWVKLIRKEKTDDKLKLSLSMKVVNQGTGKDLDPNNVVLDQEARKKCSFRDYTSQKITLEAVLNTVCKKCGCPGHFAKDCFMQPGGTKYTLIPEDEPVPAEDEKKAHHSMKKRKKDKKKKRKRKNTDLEASDSTNSDNGNQPAQKKAKRKEKNSPSRKRKKKHHKKKHKE; translated from the exons ATGTCAAACTGTAGAGTGGACAAACCTTCAGAGATGGTGGACGTTGGAGAAAAAGTATGGGTGAAACTTATAAGAAAAGAG AAGACAGATGACAAACTGAAACTATCTCTTTCCATGAAAGTTGTTAACCAAGGAACAGGAAAGGACTTAGACCCCAATAATGTTGTCCTTGA TCAAGAGGCACGGAAAAAATGCTCCTTTAGAGATTATACCAGTCAAAAGAtcactttagaagctgttttgaaCACTGTGTGTAAGAAGTGTGGTTGTCCAG GTCATTTTGCCAAAGATTGCTTCATGCAGCCAGGAGGGACAAAATACACCCTTATACCAGAGGATGAACCTGTCCCTGCAGAAGATGAAAAGAAAGCTCACCACTctatgaagaaaaggaaaaag gataaaaagaaaaaaaggaaacgtAAGAACACAGACTTGGAGGCTTCCGACAGCACCAATTCTGACAATGGGAATCAGCCAGCTCAGAAGAAGGCAAAAcgcaaggaaaaaaacagtccatctcggaaaaggaaaaagaaacatcaTAAGAAAAAGCACaaggaatga
- the SNRNP40 gene encoding U5 small nuclear ribonucleoprotein 40 kDa protein, producing MIDPQKRKAPGPDMALVAAAAAAKKPRHELILGPGPGAGQPPPGALLQAGPPRCSSLQAPIMLLSGHEGEVYCCKFHPNGATLASAGFDRLILLWHVYGDCDNYATLKGHSGAVMELHYNTDGSMLFSASTDKTVAVWDSETGERVKRLKGHTSFVNSCYPARRGPQLVCTGSDDGTVKLWDIRKKAAVQTFQNTYQVLAVTFNDTSDQIISGGIDNDIKVWDLRQNKLTYTMRGHADSVTGLSLSAEGSYLLSNAMDNAVRIWDVRPFAPKERCVKILQGNVHNFEKNLLRCSWSPDGSKIAAGSADRFVYVWDTTSRRILYKLPGHAGSINEVAFHPEEPIVLSASSDKRLYMGEIQ from the exons ATGATCGACCCGCAGAAACGGAAGGCTCCCGGGCCGGATATGGCTTTGGTGGCGGCGGCAGCCGCTGCTAAGAAACCCCGCCATGAGCTCATCTTGGGGCCGGGTCCCGGAGCTGGGCAACCGCCTCCGGGGGCCTTGTTGCAGGCG GGCCCACCAAGATGTTCCTCATTGCAAGCACCCATAATGTTACTTTCTGGTCATGAAGGAGAGGTTTATTGTTGCAAGTTTCATCCTAATGGAGCCACCTTAGCCTCAGCTGGGTTTGACAGGTTGATAC TCCTATGGCACGTATATGGTGACTGTGATAATTATGCCACTTTGAAGGGCCACAGTGGCGCAGTTATGGAATTACATTACAACACAGATGGCAG CATGCTGTTCTCGGCCTCCACGGATAAAACAGTAGCAGTATGGGATAGTGAGACAGGAGAAAGAGTGAAAAGACTTAAAGGACACACTTCATTTGTCAACTCCTGCTACCCAGCAAGACGTGGACCTCAGTTGGTTTGCACAGGCAGTGATGATGGGACAGTGAAG ctCTGGGACATCAGGAAGAAAGCAGCTGTTCAGACCTTTCAGAACACCTATCAAGTATTAGCTGTGACCTTCAATGATACCAGTGATCAGATAATATCTGGCGGTATCGACAATGATATCAAG GTATGGGACCTTCGTCAGAACAAGCTAACTTACACAATGAGGGGGCATGCGGATTCTGTCACCGGTCTCAGCCTAAGTGCAGAGGGCTCTTACTTGCTTTCCAATGCAATGGACAATGCAG TTCGCATCTGGGATGTTCGGCCCTTTGCTCCCAAAGAAAGATGTGTGAAGATCCTCCAAGGGAATGTGCATAATTTTGAGAAG AACCTTTTGCGATGTTCCTGGTCCCCAGATGGAAGTAAAATAGCTGCTGGATCTGCAGACAG GTTTGTTTATGTTTGGGATACAACCTCTAGAAGAATCCTCTACAAACTTCCAGGCCATGCGGGTTCAATAAATGAAGTGGCATTTCATCCAGAAGAACCAATAG TACTTTCTGCGTCTAGCGACAAAAGACTGTATATGGGAGAGATCCAGTga
- the ZCCHC17 gene encoding zinc finger CCHC domain-containing protein 17 isoform X1, translated as MDQLPELYAVFQGEVASVTEYGAFIKIPGTQKQGLVHKSQMSNCRVDKPSEMVDVGEKVWVKLIRKEKTDDKLKLSLSMKVVNQGTGKDLDPNNVVLDQEARKKCSFRDYTSQKITLEAVLNTVCKKCGCPGHFAKDCFMQPGGTKYTLIPEDEPVPAEDEKKAHHSMKKRKKDKKKKRKRKNTDLEASDSTNSDNGNQPAQKKAKRKEKNSPSRKRKKKHHKKKHKE; from the exons ATGGATCAGCTTCCGGAACTCTATGCTGTTTTCCAAGGAGAG gTTGCTTCTGTGACAGAATATGGAGCATTTATAAAAATCCCAGGAACCCAAAAACAAG GCCTTGTTCACAAAAGCCAAATGTCAAACTGTAGAGTGGACAAACCTTCAGAGATGGTGGACGTTGGAGAAAAAGTATGGGTGAAACTTATAAGAAAAGAG AAGACAGATGACAAACTGAAACTATCTCTTTCCATGAAAGTTGTTAACCAAGGAACAGGAAAGGACTTAGACCCCAATAATGTTGTCCTTGA TCAAGAGGCACGGAAAAAATGCTCCTTTAGAGATTATACCAGTCAAAAGAtcactttagaagctgttttgaaCACTGTGTGTAAGAAGTGTGGTTGTCCAG GTCATTTTGCCAAAGATTGCTTCATGCAGCCAGGAGGGACAAAATACACCCTTATACCAGAGGATGAACCTGTCCCTGCAGAAGATGAAAAGAAAGCTCACCACTctatgaagaaaaggaaaaag gataaaaagaaaaaaaggaaacgtAAGAACACAGACTTGGAGGCTTCCGACAGCACCAATTCTGACAATGGGAATCAGCCAGCTCAGAAGAAGGCAAAAcgcaaggaaaaaaacagtccatctcggaaaaggaaaaagaaacatcaTAAGAAAAAGCACaaggaatga